In the genome of Thermus sp. LT1-2-5, one region contains:
- the panB gene encoding 3-methyl-2-oxobutanoate hydroxymethyltransferase, which translates to MRRTVKEFREAKGKRLVYLTAYDYPTARLAEAAGVDAILVGDSLGMVVLGYPSTVPVTLEEMLHHTKAARRGAPDTFLVADLPYLSYATLDRALSAAERLLKEGGADAVKLEGGEEVAEIVRGLVRAGVPVLGHVGLTPQTASQLGGYKLQGKRPEEAKRILEGALALEEAGAYGVVLEMVPALLAKEITERLSVHTVGIGAGPHTDAQVLVFHDVVGLYGEFKPRFVKRYLEAGRLIQEALAQYAKEVREGVFPGPEHSF; encoded by the coding sequence GTGCGGCGCACGGTGAAGGAGTTTCGCGAGGCCAAGGGCAAGCGGCTGGTCTACCTCACGGCCTATGACTACCCCACCGCCCGCCTGGCGGAGGCGGCGGGGGTGGACGCCATTTTGGTGGGGGACTCCTTGGGCATGGTGGTCCTGGGTTACCCTTCCACCGTCCCCGTGACCCTAGAGGAGATGCTCCACCACACCAAGGCGGCCAGGCGGGGCGCGCCCGACACCTTCCTGGTGGCGGACCTTCCCTACCTCTCCTACGCCACCTTGGACCGGGCCTTGAGCGCGGCGGAGCGCCTCCTTAAGGAGGGCGGGGCCGATGCGGTGAAGCTAGAGGGGGGTGAGGAGGTGGCGGAGATCGTCCGGGGCCTGGTCCGGGCCGGGGTGCCGGTGCTGGGGCACGTGGGCCTCACCCCCCAGACGGCGAGCCAGCTAGGGGGCTACAAGCTCCAGGGCAAGCGGCCCGAGGAGGCAAAGCGCATCCTCGAGGGGGCCCTGGCCTTGGAGGAGGCGGGGGCTTACGGGGTGGTGCTGGAGATGGTGCCCGCCCTTCTGGCCAAGGAGATCACGGAGCGGCTTTCCGTCCACACCGTGGGCATCGGGGCCGGGCCCCACACCGACGCCCAGGTCCTGGTCTTCCACGACGTGGTGGGGCTTTACGGGGAGTTCAAGCCCCGCTTCGTCAAGCGCTACCTGGAGGCGGGAAGGCTCATCCAAGAGGCCCTGGCCCAGTACGCCAAGGAGGTGCGGGAAGGGGTTTTCCCTGGCCCTGAGCACAGCTTCTAG